The DNA region GATTGAACTTATACAAACATTAGTAAAAAATTCACTTGATTCTATTCATAGTATTGATAATACAATTGAAGACATTACTTCAATATCAACTGATATTTCTAAATCAATGAAAGATCAAGAAGATATATCAAATGAATTATCAAGCACTTCTTTACAGGCAAGTCAAGGAGTAAATGAAGTAACTAACTCAATGAATACTGTTTCACAAAATGCAATAGAAGGTGAAGAAAAAGCAAAAGAGACAGTTCAAGCAACACAAGATTTAATTAACGTTTCTAATGAATTAATATCTATCTTACAAAAATTAAAATAACTACAAAGAATAAACTTATAAGAGTTTATTCTTTAAATTATTTACACAAAAATAGAAAAATTATAAATAAAAATATTATAGTTCATAAATTTTTAAAACTAATTGTATTTTTTATTTTATTAAAATATTTATAGAGTAATATTTCAAATAAAAAATTAGGGAAAAATATGCCTTTGATTAAATGTCCTGAATGTGAACATGAAATATTATCTAGAATAGGAACTATTTGTCCAAAATGTGGACATATGGTTGGATATTTTGAAGGAGATAAGACTAGAAAAAAATATGGTAAATTTTTTGCTATAAGTCTTATCATTCCTTTTTTTTCTTTTGTATTAATAATTCTTGCTTCTTATACAAAAACATTACTTATTTCTGCATCTATAATATATGTAATTTTAGCTTTTATATCTTCACCTATAAGATATAGAGATATTTTTTTTACTAACTTTGAAAAAATATTTTTTTGGGGGATATGGATAACTGCAAATGCACTATTAATAACAATGATTTACAATTTGATGAGCAATTATGTAAGATAAAAGAAAAAGAAAAATCTATTTAGATTTTATCTTTTTCCTCCAGTCTTTTTCAAATTTTTTTCTTTTCGTAATTGATAGATTTTCAATAAATAGATGCCCAGTTAAATGCTCCATTTCATGTTGCCATGCTACGGCAATAAAATCTTCAGCTTCAACTGTTTTTTTATTTCCATATCTGTCAAAATATTCAATAACAATATGTTGTGCTCTTTTAACTTCTTCTGTAAATCCAGGAACACTAAGACATCCTTCAAAATTAATTTGAACTCCATCTTTATGTGTTATAACAGGATTAATAGCTTCTATTAAATCATCTTTATCTTGAATATCTTGTTCATTAGGAAGATTAATTATTAATACATTTAATGGAACAGCAACTTGAATAGCAGCAAGTCCTACTCCATTTTCTGCAATCATTGTTTCATACATATCATCTAAAAGAGTGTGAAGTTTTTCATCAAAAACTTCCACATCTTTTGATTTAGTTCGAAGTAGCTTATTTGGATATGTTATAACTTCTCTAATCATCTTATCTTACTTATGACTTGTTATTACTTTGTCAATTAATCCATATGTACAAGCTTCATCAGCACTCATAAAGTTATCTCTATCAGTATCTTTTTCAATAACCTCTAAAGATTGACCTGTTTGTTCAGAAATAATTTTATTTAAACTATCTTTCATTCTTTGAATCTCTTTAGCTTGAATCTGAATGTCAGTAGCTTGACCTTGTGCTCCACCAAGTGGTTGGTGAATCATAATTCTAGAGTTTGGTAAAGAGTATCTTTTACCTTTAACTCCAGATGATAATAAAAATGCTCCCATTGAAGCAGCTTGTCCTACACAAATAGTGCAAACATCAGGTTTGATATAATTCATAGTATCATAAATTGACATACCACTTGTAATAACTCCACCTGGAGAGTTGATATAAAGATAAATATCTTTTTCTGGATCTTCAGCTTCTAAGAATAAAAGCTGAGCAACAATTGTTGAAGAAACTTGATCATTAATTTCACCACTTAGCATGATAATTCTATCTTTTAGAAGTCTAGAATAAATATCATAGCTTCTTTCACCTCTTCCACTTTTTTCTACTACGTATGGTATATAACTCATATTATGTGTCCTAGTTAGATTATTTACCTAATTTTTCGTCTAATAATTTAGTAATTACTTTATCTTCAATCATAGACATTTTTATAGCTGCTAGGTATCCAGCTTCTTGATATTGCTTTAATACATCTTGTGGATTTTGTCCCATTTGCATTGCTTCATAGTAAATAACTTGAGTAACTTCTTGATCTGATACGTCAACTCCTTCTGCTTTTGCTAATGCATCAACAATGAATGTAGCTTTTACAGATTTTTCTGCATCACCTTTTAATTCATCTCTAATAGACTCAACTTTAGATGCATCTTCTTGTAAACCTTTAATCTCTTCTTCAGTCATTGTTCTAACTTTATTATTTAATGCAAAGTTAACTTCTTGATCAACTACTGTTGAAGGTAATGCAAAGTTAATTTTTTCTACTAATGTATCTAAATATTGAGGTTTTAACTCTTCTCTATAATATTTACCCATTTCAGCATTTTTAAGTTGTTCTTTAATTTTTTCTTTTAAAGTTTCAACAGTTGCATTTTCTTCTTGTGGTAACATTTTTTTAGCAAATTCATCATCAATTTCAGCTGGAACTTTTTCTTGAATCTCATGTAAAGTAACTTTAAATACTGCTTCTTTACCTGCTAATTCTTTTGATTGATACTCTGCTGGGAAAGTTACTGTTACATCTTTTTGCTCTTCATATTTCATACCAACAATTTGTTCTTCAAATCCTGGGATAAATGAACCAGAACCGATTTCTAAAGGATATTTTTCAGCTTTTCCACCTTCAAATGCTACACCATCAACAAAACCTTCAAAATCAATAACAGCGAAGTCACCTTCTCTTACCATTCTTTTTCTTTTGATTTTTTCTAAAGGTGCAGAAGATTTAGACATCTCTTCTAATCTTTCTTCAATCTCTTTATCACTAATTTCTTTATCTTCAACTGCTGGAATTAAAGATTTATAATCACCTAAATCAACTTCTGGTTTACAAGCAATTTTGATTTCAATTTCAATATCACCATTATCTTGTTTTTCATATTTACTAAATGCTGGTTCACCTACTAAATCATCATTTTTAATATTTAACTGTTTTAATGCGTTTGTTAAAATATCTCTAACTGCTTCGCCCTCAGCATCTTGCTGTAAGTTTTCAGCATATCTTTGTTTAACTACAGACACAGGAACTTTACCTTTTCTAAAACCTTGAATATCAAGAGTTTTTGCAGCTTGTTTAGCTACTTTGTCTAAGTTTTTTTCAATTAAGTCTTTTGATACTGTTGCAGTTACAACTGCATTAGCTTCATCAACTTTGTTTGCGTTAAATTCCATTAATTCTACTCCGAAAATATAATTTTAAGCGATTTTATCTAACTATTACTAAAGCTTTAATAAAATTAGTTTTCCAAAAAGGAGTAAGACATTGGAATTTTTATACCCAAATGTACTATTTTTTATGCTAATTCCTACAATTTTATTAGCTTTTTTTATAACAACAAACAAAAAAAATATTGAGAACTTTTTTACAAAAGAAGCATTAAATAGGTTAACTGTTCAAAATAAATATATGAATAAAAATACAAGAACAATACTTTTTTTTATTGCTATTTTATTGATGATTATATCTTTAGCAAGACCAGTAATTGACAAAAAAGAAAAAAAGATTCAACAAGAAAAAATATCTCATGTTATTGCAATTGATATTTCTAAATCAATGTTAGCCCAAGACGTGAAACCAAGTAGATTTATATTTGCCAAAAATAAACTTTTAAAACTTTTGGATTTATCAAAAGACAAAGAAGTTGCAGTAATTTTATTTTCAAATAACTCATATATTTTATCTCCACTTACTAAAGATATTGATTCTTTAAAAGATATTGTAAAAAGAGTAGATGAAAGATATACGTTTGATAATGGATCAAACATAGAAGTAGCAATAAAATCAGCTAAAAAACTTCTAAGATATGTACAACATAAAAATTTGGTAATTCTAACAGATGGTACAGAAGAAAATAATTTTGAATATGATATAAAACTTGCAAAAAAAGACAATATTAGTATTTTTACTATTGGTATTGCAACAAAAAATAGAACACCAATAAAATTAAAAGATGGCAGCTTTTTAACTGATTCAAACGATTCTATTGTTACTACTTCACTAAATGAAAATATAAAAGAGTTATCTTTAAATACAAATGGTGCTTATATTTCATATACTTTAGATAATTATGATGTATCAAGTATTATAAATCAAGTAGAAAAAAACTCAACAAAACAAGAAGATAAAAAAACAAAATTTAAAATATACACTGAACTTTTCTATTATCCATTAGCTCTTGCCTTAGTTATTCTTCTTATTGCATTCTCTTCACTTCCAAAGATTAAATATTTGTCATTTGTATTATTGGTTTTTATTTCAAATGATGCAAAAGCTGCAATAACTGATTTTCAAACAATAGATGAAGCAACAAATGCTTATAAAAATCAAAACTATAAAATTGCAGAAAAGAAATTTAAAGAGATTGCAAAAAATCCTCAAGGTTATTATAATTTAGCAAACTCACAATATAAAGAAAAAAAATATAAACAAGCTTTAAATAGTTATAAAAAAGTTGTAACAACAAATAATGATTTACAATTTAAAAAACTTCATAATATGGGGAATACATATACTAAACTAAACAAATTAGAAGATGCAGTAAAGATGTACGAAAAAGCACTAAAAATAAAAGATGACAAACAAACAAAAGAGAACTTAAAGATTGTAAAAGAAGCATTAAAAAAACAAAAAAATAAAAAAGATAAGCAAAATAAAAAAGATAAGCAACAAAATAAAAATAACAAAGATAATAAAAATAAACAACAAAACTCACAAAACAAAAATAAACAAGAAAACAAACAACAACAGCAACAACAAAATGAGAATCAAAAAGAAAAGCAAAAGAAAAGTGACCAAGAAAAACAACAAAGTAAACAACAGAAAAAACTAGACAAACAAGAACAAAATACAAAATCACAAATAAATAAAAAGAAAGACTCCATTTCAAATAGAGAAGAGAAAAAATGGCTAAGACAAATAGACAACGATAACTTAGGAGTTTTTATAAAAAAAGATGAAGAGTCTAAATCAAATACAAAGTGGTAAAACCTACCAACTTTGTATTCTTGATAAAACTTTTTTAGGAATATTATTCTCTTTTTTTAGTTTTTTCATCAATGCAACATATTTTTTATAATATTTTTTTGCCATATCCATATCATAAATATCATAATAGGCATCACCTAAATTATATAAAGCAACTACTCTATTTGGATATTTATTCACAATTTTTTCTAAGATATAAATAGCTTCATTATTTTTTCTTTTTTTATTTAAATAGTATGCAATATTATTGTAATAAGTAACATTGCTTTTACTTAATTTTATATTTCTAAAAAGATTATAAAAATAGATTTGGTTATATTTATTTAAATCATTTTTTCTTTTTAGTTTTGTATCATTTTCAATACTTTTTAATAACTCTATTTTATTTAAACTATTTTTTATTTGAGTGTTTACTCTTTTTATATCTTCAACTGTATCATGATAGTAATTTAGATAACCACACTCTTTTAGTAACTCTTTATAATAGTTAGTATCTTGATATTTATTTTTTAAATCATCAAAAAACTTTCCATATCCTTTTATTATATAATTTTCATATGTAGTTGAAATATTCCAAGAGTAAGCTCTTTTTGTTTCATGCACTTTTGTAGAATTATAATTAACTACTTTTGAATTATTTATATCATATAAAGCTAGTTCACTCTTTGCTAACATATATACTATTTTTGATTTGAACTCTTTATTTTTTGCACGTTTTAATGCTTTTTTAAAATGTTTAATTGATAAATTAATCTTCTTTAATTCATTGTCTTTTTCTTTAAAATAATAATTACTTCTATATACAGTAGTTAAACTATTTGAATTACCCCAATAACTAAGATTATATAATGCTGTTGCATAAAGATAATTATCCATTGTTGAGTTTGGATTCTTTTTTAAATTATTTTGAATATCAATTAATTTTTTTATTGTTTCATATAAAGTATATTTTTTTTCAGAATGAACTCTATTATTTCCAACGATATAATTATTAAAAATATTAAACTCTAGTTTATCTTCTTTTTTTGTTGTTTTCTTAACTCTTTTTAAAGCTTCTTCAAACATTAAATTATTCATTAGAATATTTGTATATGCTAATTTTAGTTCTATTCTTACATACTCACTTTTCAAAGTATGAGTTATCATATATTTTTCAAGTTTTGTTTTATTTTGTTTATTTTCTAAAGCTTTTAACTCATTGTATTTTTCTAAATTAATTGCATTTACATTTGTATAATCTATATTTTTTGATAAAAAATACTTCAACTCATTATTTTGTTTTTTATAAATATCTTTTATTTTATAAAATGTATATTTATGAAGTGAATTCTTATTACAAGGTTGTAACATAAGTTTTTCTAACTTTGTTCCAATCTCATCCTCTATTTTTTCATCTATTTTTGTAAGATTATTTAAATAGATTATATATTTTAAAGCATTTAGTTCATGAATATCATCTCCACTTACCTCTTTATATGCTTTGTTTAGATATTTTTTTGATACATCAATATTTTTTTGGTAAAAATTGAAATAAGCCAATGTCAAATCAACCATATACATATTATCTCTTTTTATACTTTTTAAATAAGAAATAAATGGTTTATAATCTTTAAATCTTTTTGTTGTTTCGTAATATGAGGGCATTGGGAGATCAAAAAACTCTTGAGAGTTTAAAAGTGTTCTAAATAAAAGCAAATCAAAAAACTTTGAGTTTTTATCTATTTTTGTAATATTTTTCAACTCTTCTAAAACATTTGCTTTTACATTTAAAGCTCTTATTGTATAAAATTTTATCTTCTCTTCTTTATTTTTAGCCATTGATAAAAGTTTATTCCATTGCTCATCTGTTTTTATATATTTAAAATTATAATATGCCAAATGCCAATTATATTTATCTTCACCAAATAACTTAGTAAATTCATAAACACCTTTTACTACTTCACCTTTTTTGATTAGCATTCCTGCATAAAGACCTTGAATCCACTCTTTTACTATACTATTTGAGTTTTTTAATAAATATTTATATTTTTCATATATTTGTAATGTATTGTCTAAATTATTATAATGAGATAATCTAAGTGCTATGAAAAAATATCTTAATTTTAAGTAATTATTCTTTACTTTATCAACTTCTAAAAGTGCTTCATTTACCATACTTGGTACTTTACTTAAATCAATTTTTTTACCTTTATATCCAAACCTTGAATAATAACTTTTCCATGAAGATATATAAGGCTTTTGATACTCTAAAAAATCAATATAATCTCTTATCTCTTCATTTTTTATTTTTGATAGTTCTTTATTTTTATAAATAATATCTTCTATTTCTTTTTCAGAATAAAAATTACCAAATTGTGCTTTCCACTCTTTTATATTTTGTTTTTTTATTTCATCATTATACTCATATATTAAATCATTATATACTCTACTACTTGTTAAATCACCTGTTATATTTGCAAATTCAAAATTTCTTTTATGCAAAAATCTAAACTGATAATCATCTGGCCAAAATCCCCCTCCACAAGCTATACTTGTTGTATAAAAAAATACAAATAACAACAATACTCTTAACAATATTTATCCTTTTAATATTTTCTCTATTTTATATTTATTTTTATACTATGTTCATACTGCATAATATCAATTGTATCAAAGTAATATGTTATAAATCCACACTCTTTTAATAACTCTTTATAATAGTTAGTATCTTGATATTTTTCTTTTAAATCATTAAGAAACTTTCCATATCCATTTTCTATATAATCTTCATAAGTAAAATTAGCTTTTTTTACTTCATAACCTTTTATATTACCAATAAGATTTCCATAATCATTTATTATATAATTTTCATGAATAAAATTAGTTTTTATACCAGAATCAATAACTTTTGCATTATTTATATAATATAAAGCTAGTTCACTCTTTGCTAACATATATACTATTTTTGATTTGAACTCTTTATTTTTTGCACGTTTTAATGCTTTTTTAAAATGTTTAATTGATAAATTAATCTTCTTTAATTCATTGTCTTTTTCTTTAAAATAATAATTACTTCTATATACAGTAGTTAAACTATTTGAATTACCCCAATAACTAAGATTATATAATGCTGTTGCATAAAGATAATTATCCATTGTTGAGTTTGGATTCTTTTTTAAATTATTTTGAATATCAATTAATTTTTTTATTGTTTCATATAAAGTATATTTTTTTTCAGAATGAACTCTATTATTTCCAACGATATAATTATTAAAAATATTAAACTCTAGTTTATCTTCTTTTTTTGTTGTTTTCTTAACTCTTTTTAAAGCTTCTTCAAACATTAAATTATTCATTAGAATATTTGTATATGCTAATTTTAGTTCTATTCTTACATACTCACTTTTCAAAGTATGAGTTATCATATATTTTTCAAGTTTTGTTTTATTTTGTTTATTTTCTAAAGCTTTTAACTCATTGTATTTTTCTAAATTAATTGCATTTACATTTGTATAATCTATATTTTTTGATAAAAAATACTTCAACTCATTATTTTGTTTTTTATAAATATCTTTTATTTTATAAAATGTATATTTATGAAGTGAATTCTTATTACAAGGTTGTAACATAAGTTTTTCTAACTTTGTTCCAATCTCATCCTCTATTTTTTCATCTATTTTTGTAAGATTATTTAAATAGATTATATATTTTAAAGCATTTAGTTCATGAATATCATCTCCACTTACCTCTTTATATGCTTTGTTTAGATATTTTTTTGATACATCAATATTTTTTTGGTAAAAATTGAAATAAGCCAATGTCAAATCAACCATATACATATTATCTCTTTTTATACTTTTCAAATAAGAAATAAATGGCTCATAATTTTTAACTACTTTGGAATCATAATAAAATGGCATAGAAATATCAAAGAAATCTTGAGAGTTTAAAAGTGTTCTAAATAAAAGCAAATCAAAAAACTTTGAGTTTTTATCTATTTTTGTAATATTTTTCAACTCTTCTAAAACATTTGCTTTTACATTTAAAGCTCTTATTGTATAAAATTTTATCTTCTCTTCTTTATTTTTAGCCATTGATAAAAGTTTATTCCATTGCTCATCTGTTTTTATATATTTAAAATTATAATATGCCAAATGCCAATTATATTTATCTTCACCAAATAACTTAGTAAATTCATAAACACCTTTTACTACTTCACCTTTTTTGATTAGTATTCCTGCATAAAGACCTTGTATCCAATCTTTTACTATACTATTTGAGTTTTTTAATAAATATTTATATTTTTCATATATTTGTAATGTATTGTCTAAATTATTATAATGTGCAAGTCTTAAAGCAATAAAAAAATATCTAAGTTTTAAATATCTTGAACTTACTGTTTCTACTCTTTTTAAAGCTTTTTTTATTACAACTGGAAGTTTGGACATATCAAATTTTACACCTTTATATCCAAACTTTTGGTAATACCATCTATCTGAAGATATATAAGGCTTTTGATACTCTAAAAAATCAATATAATCTCTTATCTCTTCATTTTTTATTTTTGATAGTTCTTTATTTTTATAAATAATATCTTCTATTTCTTTTTCAGAATAAAAATTACCAAATTGTGCTTTCCACTCTTTTATATTTTGTTTTTTTATTTCATCATTATACTCATATATTAAATCATTATATACTCTACTACTTGTTAAATCACCTGTTATATTTGCAAATTCAAAATTTCTTTTATGCAAAAATCTAAACTGATAATCATCTGGCCAAAATCCCCCTCCACAAGCTATACTTGTTGTATAAAAAAATACAAATAACAACAATACTCTTAACAATATTTATCCTTTTAATATTTTCTCTATTTTATATTTATTTTTATACTCTATTGTATAAAAAACTACTTCATCAAATCTATTTTTACTAATATTAAAAAAATCATTTAAAGCAACTTTTAAATCATCTAAATTTGAATCTTCAAATCTTAATATATCACCTTTATAAATGTATCTACCTTTAAAATAAAAACTTTTAGTAACTTCGTAATAATTACTTTTAATTAATTTAAAGTTTTTAAGAAAATCCTGTTTTGTTACACCTTCAAAAATATCAATTGCCTTTTTTTGTCTAAATTGAATTGCTTGTGAGTACAAAGGTAATGCAAGTTTTAATTTTAGAGGATATTTGTCAAAATTATAATGATATTTTTTTGCAATATCATTATCTAATATTGAATTTTTAGTATCAAAATCTGCTATATTAGACATATTATAATACATTAATAAACCATAATCAGCAGGTGGAACTCCTGTTTTATAATAATACTTTATTTGATGTAATCGAATAGTTGCGCTTATTTTTTTATTTAAACTTGCTTTTATTCTTTTTAGGAAATCAAAATATTTTGATTTTGACATCAAAGACCAGTCACAATCAAATTGGACTTCATCATATACAAAAGGAAGATGTTTTAAATTATTCAACACATTTTCTACTAATTCATCTAGAAAAGCTAATTTCATAGCTTTATTTGTAATATATACTACAGGAATAGATAAATTATCTTTAGGTTTAGTTTTAAAATATGTATTTATTACTTCTAATTTATTAGAATAATTAATATCCAAAACTTTAATATATAATTTATTGTCTTGTTTTTTCAAAGAAAAACTATTTTTCCAATTATAAAAAGAGTAAGTTAATTGTTTTTTTTGCATATTAAAAACTATAAAAAAAGTCACTAAAATAAAAAAGAATAAAAAAAATATTTTTTTCATTTATCAAATACCTTATATTAAATTATTTTTCTTTAAACAGATATATTTTAAAGGGGAATAGTATAGTTATTAAAATAAAGATAGAATAAAAAAACTATCTGCTGCTATATAACAAAAATACAACAGTAGATAGCATTAAAATATATAAATGTTTCAAAATTAATAATTTTGAGATTTCCTCATTTGCATTAATTCTTTTTGAACTGAAATATTTATTTTTTCATTTGGTTGGAAGTCAAGTGCATAATTTCTTCCATCATAATCAACAGAATTTAAAATAATTTTAACAGCTTCAAGTCTAGCTTTATGTTTATCATCACTTCTTACAATATGCCAAGGAGCACTTCTTGAATTAGTTCTTCTTAACATCTCATATTTTTTTTCGGAAAATTCTCCCCATAAATCTTGTGCTTGCATATCAACTTCAGAAAACTTCCATTGTCTTAAAGGATCATTTATTCTTCTATCAAATCTTCTTTTTTGTTCAGCTTTTGATACAGAGAAATAAAGCTTAATTAATATCATACCTTGTCTTACTAAATCTTGTTCAAAATTTACAACATCTTCCATAAAGATTTCATACTCTTCTTGTGTACAAAAGCCAAAGATTGGTTCAACCATTGCTCTATTGTACCAACTTCTATCAAATAATACTATCTCTCCTCCAGTTGGAAAGTGTTCAATATATCTTTGTAAAAACCATTGATTTTTTTGTGTTTCTGTTGGTTTACCTAAAGCTACAATTCTATAATGCTTATTATTCATATATCTTGTAATTCTTCTAATTGCACCACCTTTTCCAGATGCATCTCGACCTTCAAAAAGAATTATCATTCTTTTATTTTCATTTTCTAAATAATTTTGTAATTTAATAAGTTCAATTTGGTACTGTTTTAATTCTTCTGCATCATAAAGTTTTTGAATACCATCTTTCAAATTATCTTTATCATGCTCTTGAAATTCACCTAAAATACTTTTCATTAAATCATTTTCATCTTTTAATTTTTGTATTTCATCTATATTTTCATTTTTATTATTTATTATCTGTTTCATCTCAATATTTGTCTTTTTATCTTCAATAACAATAGAATCTTTAAATTTTTGCATCAAATTTAATGCACTCTTTTTAGTAAGATTATCTTTTTTTGTATATCCTAAAACTTTTACGTATCTTTTTCTTTCATGCTGAAATCTTGCAATATATTTTTTTCCAAATGTAGGATGAGCTGCTTTAGATACATATAATCCACTATAATTTGTCTTTTCAAAATCACTTAAATTCATTGTTATTCAGCCTTTGCAAATTTATTTTCTTTTTCCATTAATTCTATTTCTTTACTACCAGTAATTACTATGTTTTTATCCACTTTTATTTTTTCTTTTGCAGTTTTATCTGGATATTCAACAGAAGATAAAATATGCTTTATGCAATTTATACGTGCTTGTTTTTTATCATCACTTCTTATTACTGTCCATGGTGCAATATCTGTATTTGATGCCATAAGCATTGAGAATTTTGCAACTGTATATTTATCCCATAATTTTTGAGACTCTTTATCAACAGGAGATAATTTATATTGTTTCAAAGGATCAATTTCTCTTTTTTTAAACCTTCTTGCTTGTTCTTTTTTAGATACAGAAATATAAAACTTTAAAAGTATAATTTCTGATTTTACAAGCATTTGTTCAAATTCTGGTACTTCTTTTAAGAACTCATGATGTTCTTCTGTTGTACAAAATCCCATAACTGGTTCAACACCTGCTCTGTTATACCAGCTTCTATCAAATAAAACTATTTCTCCAGCACTTGGTAGATGTTTTGTGTACCTTTGGAAATACCACTGAGTCTTTTCAATATCACTTGGTTTTTCTAAAGCTACAACTCTTGCTCCCCTAGGATTTAAGTGTTCTGTAATTCTTTTTATAGTTCCACCTTTACCAGCAGCATCTCTACCTTCAAAGATTAATAAAACTTTTAATCCCTTCTCTTTAACGTAATTTTGGAATTTTAAAAGTTCAATTTGTAATAATCTTAATTCTCTCTCATATTGAACTTTCTCTTTTTTAACCCAAATACGTATTTTTTCACCTTTTTTGTTTTTTTCGTCATCTTCCTCTAACATAATATTGCATTTCCTTTAAGAAAGTCTTTCTTGATAATCATTATACCCAAAGTTTTTTACAATTTGGTAACAATTATTGTCTTTTTTTATAACAATTGATGGTAACTTTATTCCATTAAATGTTGTAGTTTTTACCATTGTATAATGTATCATATCTTCAAATATAATTTTATCTCCAACTTTTAATGGTTCATCAAAAGAGTAATCACCTATTATATCTCCAGCTAAACATGTATTTCCACCTAGTCTGTAAGTATATTTTTTTTCATTTGCTAAACCACTATTACGAACATCAGCTCTATATGGCATAGCTAAAGTATCAGGCATATGTGCTTCTGCAGATGTATCTAAAATGGCTATTTTCATTTGATTTTCTACAATATCTAAAACAGTTGCCACAAGGTACCCTGTTTGCCATCCAACTGCTTCACCTGGCTCTAAATATACTTCTAAATGAGGATATCTTTGTTTAAAGTCTTTTAAAAGATTTATAAGAGATTCTACATCATAATCTTTTCTGGTAATATGGTGTCCTCCACCAAAGTTAACCCATTTCATTTGAGGCAAAAATTCACCAAAGCTATTTTCAAAATTCTTTAAAGCACCTTCTAAAGCATCAACATTTTGCTCACATAAAGCATGAAAATGAAGACCATCAACTCCATCTAATAATTCAGGTTTAAAATTTACTTTTGTTATTCCTAATCTTGAATATGCACCGCAAGGGTTATATAAATCAACTTCAACAGAAGAATATTCTGGA from Malaciobacter molluscorum LMG 25693 includes:
- the ppk2 gene encoding polyphosphate kinase 2, which encodes MNLSDFEKTNYSGLYVSKAAHPTFGKKYIARFQHERKRYVKVLGYTKKDNLTKKSALNLMQKFKDSIVIEDKKTNIEMKQIINNKNENIDEIQKLKDENDLMKSILGEFQEHDKDNLKDGIQKLYDAEELKQYQIELIKLQNYLENENKRMIILFEGRDASGKGGAIRRITRYMNNKHYRIVALGKPTETQKNQWFLQRYIEHFPTGGEIVLFDRSWYNRAMVEPIFGFCTQEEYEIFMEDVVNFEQDLVRQGMILIKLYFSVSKAEQKRRFDRRINDPLRQWKFSEVDMQAQDLWGEFSEKKYEMLRRTNSRSAPWHIVRSDDKHKARLEAVKIILNSVDYDGRNYALDFQPNEKINISVQKELMQMRKSQNY
- the nspC gene encoding carboxynorspermidine decarboxylase, whose translation is MKNNKIINNFENLPSPSFVCEEKLLEKNLKLLKRVQDEANVNILLALKGFALHSTFDLCRKYLKGCCASGLHEAILAKEKFSKEVHTYSPAFKDEEFDEIVDISNHIVFNSFSQFEKFKSRAINKTSIGLRVNPEYSSVEVDLYNPCGAYSRLGITKVNFKPELLDGVDGLHFHALCEQNVDALEGALKNFENSFGEFLPQMKWVNFGGGHHITRKDYDVESLINLLKDFKQRYPHLEVYLEPGEAVGWQTGYLVATVLDIVENQMKIAILDTSAEAHMPDTLAMPYRADVRNSGLANEKKYTYRLGGNTCLAGDIIGDYSFDEPLKVGDKIIFEDMIHYTMVKTTTFNGIKLPSIVIKKDNNCYQIVKNFGYNDYQERLS
- the ppk2 gene encoding polyphosphate kinase 2, which encodes MLEEDDEKNKKGEKIRIWVKKEKVQYERELRLLQIELLKFQNYVKEKGLKVLLIFEGRDAAGKGGTIKRITEHLNPRGARVVALEKPSDIEKTQWYFQRYTKHLPSAGEIVLFDRSWYNRAGVEPVMGFCTTEEHHEFLKEVPEFEQMLVKSEIILLKFYISVSKKEQARRFKKREIDPLKQYKLSPVDKESQKLWDKYTVAKFSMLMASNTDIAPWTVIRSDDKKQARINCIKHILSSVEYPDKTAKEKIKVDKNIVITGSKEIELMEKENKFAKAE
- a CDS encoding tetratricopeptide repeat protein, producing MLRVLLLFVFFYTTSIACGGGFWPDDYQFRFLHKRNFEFANITGDLTSSRVYNDLIYEYNDEIKKQNIKEWKAQFGNFYSEKEIEDIIYKNKELSKIKNEEIRDYIDFLEYQKPYISSWKSYYSRFGYKGKKIDLSKVPSMVNEALLEVDKVKNNYLKLRYFFIALRLSHYNNLDNTLQIYEKYKYLLKNSNSIVKEWIQGLYAGMLIKKGEVVKGVYEFTKLFGEDKYNWHLAYYNFKYIKTDEQWNKLLSMAKNKEEKIKFYTIRALNVKANVLEELKNITKIDKNSKFFDLLLFRTLLNSQEFFDLPMPSYYETTKRFKDYKPFISYLKSIKRDNMYMVDLTLAYFNFYQKNIDVSKKYLNKAYKEVSGDDIHELNALKYIIYLNNLTKIDEKIEDEIGTKLEKLMLQPCNKNSLHKYTFYKIKDIYKKQNNELKYFLSKNIDYTNVNAINLEKYNELKALENKQNKTKLEKYMITHTLKSEYVRIELKLAYTNILMNNLMFEEALKRVKKTTKKEDKLEFNIFNNYIVGNNRVHSEKKYTLYETIKKLIDIQNNLKKNPNSTMDNYLYATALYNLSYWGNSNSLTTVYRSNYYFKEKDNELKKINLSIKHFKKALKRAKNKEFKSKIVYMLAKSELALYDINNSKVVNYNSTKVHETKRAYSWNISTTYENYIIKGYGKFFDDLKNKYQDTNYYKELLKECGYLNYYHDTVEDIKRVNTQIKNSLNKIELLKSIENDTKLKRKNDLNKYNQIYFYNLFRNIKLSKSNVTYYNNIAYYLNKKRKNNEAIYILEKIVNKYPNRVVALYNLGDAYYDIYDMDMAKKYYKKYVALMKKLKKENNIPKKVLSRIQSW